The Salminus brasiliensis chromosome 3, fSalBra1.hap2, whole genome shotgun sequence genome contains a region encoding:
- the yrk gene encoding tyrosine-protein kinase Fgr isoform X3, which yields MGCACCKLRKASKPPAVSNIDLCGAEGRAQVDSRYIPDPIPNSGVGLIPNFNDFSNTVSGPGPFSSSNFPSNASQPRPAAITGGGVTLFIALYEYDARTEDDLSFQKGEKFHIINNTEGDWWEARSLDTGKSGYIPSNYVAPVDSIQAEEWYFGKMGRKDAERQLLGQNNPRGTFLIRESETTKGAYSLSIRDWDDAKGDHVKHYKIRKLDNGGYYITTRSQFETVQQLVEHYSDRAAGLCCRLIGSCRRGMPKLADLSVKTKDVWEIPRESLQLIKKLGNGQFGEVWMGTHDGLCYFLTKPCPNSTPQTLGLGRDAWEISRDTLQLKRKLGQGCFGDVWMGMWNGTTKVAVKTLKPGTMSPEAFLDEAQIMKRLRHDKLVQLYAVVSEEPIYIITEFMSQGSLLDFLKDGEGRSLKLPQLVDMAAQIAAGMAYIERMNYIHRDLRAANILVGDNLVCKIADFGLARLIEDNEYTARQGAKFPIKWTAPEAALYGKFTIKSDVWSFGILLTELITKGRVPYPGMNNREVLEQVERGYRMPCPQGCPASLHELMLQCWRKDADERHTFEYLQGFLEDYFTATEPQYQPGEDL from the exons ATGGGCTGTGCTTGCTGTAAGCTGAGGAAGGCCTCCAAACCGCCTGCAGTGTCAAATATTGACTTGTGTGGCGCAGAGGGCAGAGCTCAGGTGGACAGCCGTTACATCCCAGATCCCATCCCCAACTCAGGGGTGGGGCTTATTCCCAATTTCAATGACTTCTCCAACACAGTCTCAGGCCCAGGGCCTTTCTCTTCATCGAACTTCCCCTCCAACGCCAGTCAGCCCCGCCCTGCAGCCATCacag gagGAGGTGTAACACTGTTTATAGCACTGTATGAATATGATGCCCGGACAGAGGATGATCTGAGCTTTCAGAAGGGAGAAAAATTCCACATTATCAATAACAC TGAGGGTGACTGGTGGGAGGCTCGCTCTCTGGACACAGGAAAGTCTGGGTACATTCCCAGTAACTATGTGGCCCCTGTCGATTCCATTCAGGCTGAGGA GTGGTATTTTGGTAAGATGGGTCGTAAAGATGCAGAGAGGCAGCTCCTGGGCCAGAACAACCCCAGAGGGACGTTCTTAATAAGAGAAAGTGAGACGACTAAAG GGGCATACTCTCTGTCCATCAGAGACTGGGACGATGCAAAGGGCGACCATGTCAAGCATTATAAGATCAGGAAGCTTGATAATGGTGGATATTACATCACCACGCGGAGTCAGTTTGAAACCGTTCAGCAACTGGTGGAGCATTACTCAG ATCGTGCAGCAGGGCTATGCTGCCGTTTGATTGGCAGCTGTAGGCGGGGTATGCCTAAGTTAGCTGACCTATCGGTGAAGACTAAGGATGTTTGGGAGATACCGAGGGAGTCACTGCAGCTCATTAAGAAACTGGGCAACGGGCAGTTTGGTGAAGTGTGGATGG GTACTCACGATGGTTTATGTTACTTCTTAACCAAGCCGTGTCCCAATTCCACACCCCAGACGCTCGGTTTGGGGCGGGATGCCTGGGAGATCTCGCGGGACACACTGCAGCTCAAAAGGAAGTTGGGTCAGGGTTGCTTTGGGGACGTCTGGATGG gaatgTGGAATGGCACCACAAAAGTAGCGGTGAAGACCCTAAAACCCGGCACAATGTCCCCAGAGGCCTTCTTGGACGAGGCCCAGATCATGAAGAGACTCCGCCATGATAAACTTGTACAGCTTTACGCTGTGGTGTCGGAGGAACCCATCTACATCATTACAGAATTCATGAGTCAAG GAAGCTTGTTGGACTTCCTCAAAGACGGAGAAGGCAGAAGTCTAAAACTGCCTCAGCTTGTGGACATGGCTGCGCAG ATTGCAGCTGGCATGGCATATATTGAGCGAATGAACTACATCCACAGAGACTTGAGAGCAGCCAACATCCTGGTGGGAGATAACTTGGTCTGTAAGATTGCCGACTTTGGACTCGCCAGGCTCATAGAGGACAATGAATACACCGCCAGACAAG GGGCGAAGTTTCCTATAAAGTGGACTGCTCCAGAGGCAGCTCTCTATGGCAAGTTTACCATCAAATCAGATGTGTGGTCATTTGGCATCCTGTTGACTGAACTCATCACAAAAGGCAGAGTGCCCtacccag GGATGAATAACAGGGAGGTGCTGGAGCAGGTGGAGCGTGGGTATCGTATGCCGTGTCCACAGGGCTGTCCAGCCTCACTGCATGAGCTGATGCTGCAGTGCTGGCGGAAGGATGCAGATGAGAGGCACACCTTTGAGTACCTGCAGGGCTTTCTGGAGGATTACTTCACCGCCACCGAACCGCAGTACCAGCCTGGGGAGGACCTGTGA
- the yrk gene encoding tyrosine-protein kinase Fgr isoform X1, which translates to MGCACCKLRKASKPPAVSNIDLCGAEGRAQVDSRYIPDPIPNSGVGLIPNFNDFSNTVSGPGPFSSSNFPSNASQPRPAAITGGGVTLFIALYEYDARTEDDLSFQKGEKFHIINNTEGDWWEARSLDTGKSGYIPSNYVAPVDSIQAEEWYFGKMGRKDAERQLLGQNNPRGTFLIRESETTKGAYSLSIRDWDDAKGDHVKHYKIRKLDNGGYYITTRSQFETVQQLVEHYSDRAAGLCCRLIGSCRRGMPKLADLSVKTKDVWEIPRESLQLIKKLGNGQFGEVWMGMWNGTTKVAVKTLKPGTMSPEAFLDEAQIMKRLRHDKLVQLYAVVSEEPIYIITEFMSQGSLLDFLKDGEGRSLKLPQLVDMAAQIAAGMAYIERMNYIHRDLRAANILVGDNLVCKIADFGLARLIEDNEYTARQGAKFPIKWTAPEAALYGKFTIKSDVWSFGILLTELITKGRVPYPGMNNREVLEQVERGYRMPCPQGCPASLHELMLQCWRKDADERHTFEYLQGFLEDYFTATEPQYQPGEDL; encoded by the exons ATGGGCTGTGCTTGCTGTAAGCTGAGGAAGGCCTCCAAACCGCCTGCAGTGTCAAATATTGACTTGTGTGGCGCAGAGGGCAGAGCTCAGGTGGACAGCCGTTACATCCCAGATCCCATCCCCAACTCAGGGGTGGGGCTTATTCCCAATTTCAATGACTTCTCCAACACAGTCTCAGGCCCAGGGCCTTTCTCTTCATCGAACTTCCCCTCCAACGCCAGTCAGCCCCGCCCTGCAGCCATCacag gagGAGGTGTAACACTGTTTATAGCACTGTATGAATATGATGCCCGGACAGAGGATGATCTGAGCTTTCAGAAGGGAGAAAAATTCCACATTATCAATAACAC TGAGGGTGACTGGTGGGAGGCTCGCTCTCTGGACACAGGAAAGTCTGGGTACATTCCCAGTAACTATGTGGCCCCTGTCGATTCCATTCAGGCTGAGGA GTGGTATTTTGGTAAGATGGGTCGTAAAGATGCAGAGAGGCAGCTCCTGGGCCAGAACAACCCCAGAGGGACGTTCTTAATAAGAGAAAGTGAGACGACTAAAG GGGCATACTCTCTGTCCATCAGAGACTGGGACGATGCAAAGGGCGACCATGTCAAGCATTATAAGATCAGGAAGCTTGATAATGGTGGATATTACATCACCACGCGGAGTCAGTTTGAAACCGTTCAGCAACTGGTGGAGCATTACTCAG ATCGTGCAGCAGGGCTATGCTGCCGTTTGATTGGCAGCTGTAGGCGGGGTATGCCTAAGTTAGCTGACCTATCGGTGAAGACTAAGGATGTTTGGGAGATACCGAGGGAGTCACTGCAGCTCATTAAGAAACTGGGCAACGGGCAGTTTGGTGAAGTGTGGATGG gaatgTGGAATGGCACCACAAAAGTAGCGGTGAAGACCCTAAAACCCGGCACAATGTCCCCAGAGGCCTTCTTGGACGAGGCCCAGATCATGAAGAGACTCCGCCATGATAAACTTGTACAGCTTTACGCTGTGGTGTCGGAGGAACCCATCTACATCATTACAGAATTCATGAGTCAAG GAAGCTTGTTGGACTTCCTCAAAGACGGAGAAGGCAGAAGTCTAAAACTGCCTCAGCTTGTGGACATGGCTGCGCAG ATTGCAGCTGGCATGGCATATATTGAGCGAATGAACTACATCCACAGAGACTTGAGAGCAGCCAACATCCTGGTGGGAGATAACTTGGTCTGTAAGATTGCCGACTTTGGACTCGCCAGGCTCATAGAGGACAATGAATACACCGCCAGACAAG GGGCGAAGTTTCCTATAAAGTGGACTGCTCCAGAGGCAGCTCTCTATGGCAAGTTTACCATCAAATCAGATGTGTGGTCATTTGGCATCCTGTTGACTGAACTCATCACAAAAGGCAGAGTGCCCtacccag GGATGAATAACAGGGAGGTGCTGGAGCAGGTGGAGCGTGGGTATCGTATGCCGTGTCCACAGGGCTGTCCAGCCTCACTGCATGAGCTGATGCTGCAGTGCTGGCGGAAGGATGCAGATGAGAGGCACACCTTTGAGTACCTGCAGGGCTTTCTGGAGGATTACTTCACCGCCACCGAACCGCAGTACCAGCCTGGGGAGGACCTGTGA
- the yrk gene encoding tyrosine-protein kinase Fgr isoform X2: protein MGCACCKLRKASKPPAVSNIDLCGAEGRAQVDSRYIPDPIPNSGVGLIPNFNDFSNTVSGPGPFSSSNFPSNASQPRPAAITGGGVTLFIALYEYDARTEDDLSFQKGEKFHIINNTEGDWWEARSLDTGKSGYIPSNYVAPVDSIQAEEWYFGKMGRKDAERQLLGQNNPRGTFLIRESETTKGAYSLSIRDWDDAKGDHVKHYKIRKLDNGGYYITTRSQFETVQQLVEHYSGTHDGLCYFLTKPCPNSTPQTLGLGRDAWEISRDTLQLKRKLGQGCFGDVWMGMWNGTTKVAVKTLKPGTMSPEAFLDEAQIMKRLRHDKLVQLYAVVSEEPIYIITEFMSQGSLLDFLKDGEGRSLKLPQLVDMAAQIAAGMAYIERMNYIHRDLRAANILVGDNLVCKIADFGLARLIEDNEYTARQGAKFPIKWTAPEAALYGKFTIKSDVWSFGILLTELITKGRVPYPGMNNREVLEQVERGYRMPCPQGCPASLHELMLQCWRKDADERHTFEYLQGFLEDYFTATEPQYQPGEDL, encoded by the exons ATGGGCTGTGCTTGCTGTAAGCTGAGGAAGGCCTCCAAACCGCCTGCAGTGTCAAATATTGACTTGTGTGGCGCAGAGGGCAGAGCTCAGGTGGACAGCCGTTACATCCCAGATCCCATCCCCAACTCAGGGGTGGGGCTTATTCCCAATTTCAATGACTTCTCCAACACAGTCTCAGGCCCAGGGCCTTTCTCTTCATCGAACTTCCCCTCCAACGCCAGTCAGCCCCGCCCTGCAGCCATCacag gagGAGGTGTAACACTGTTTATAGCACTGTATGAATATGATGCCCGGACAGAGGATGATCTGAGCTTTCAGAAGGGAGAAAAATTCCACATTATCAATAACAC TGAGGGTGACTGGTGGGAGGCTCGCTCTCTGGACACAGGAAAGTCTGGGTACATTCCCAGTAACTATGTGGCCCCTGTCGATTCCATTCAGGCTGAGGA GTGGTATTTTGGTAAGATGGGTCGTAAAGATGCAGAGAGGCAGCTCCTGGGCCAGAACAACCCCAGAGGGACGTTCTTAATAAGAGAAAGTGAGACGACTAAAG GGGCATACTCTCTGTCCATCAGAGACTGGGACGATGCAAAGGGCGACCATGTCAAGCATTATAAGATCAGGAAGCTTGATAATGGTGGATATTACATCACCACGCGGAGTCAGTTTGAAACCGTTCAGCAACTGGTGGAGCATTACTCAG GTACTCACGATGGTTTATGTTACTTCTTAACCAAGCCGTGTCCCAATTCCACACCCCAGACGCTCGGTTTGGGGCGGGATGCCTGGGAGATCTCGCGGGACACACTGCAGCTCAAAAGGAAGTTGGGTCAGGGTTGCTTTGGGGACGTCTGGATGG gaatgTGGAATGGCACCACAAAAGTAGCGGTGAAGACCCTAAAACCCGGCACAATGTCCCCAGAGGCCTTCTTGGACGAGGCCCAGATCATGAAGAGACTCCGCCATGATAAACTTGTACAGCTTTACGCTGTGGTGTCGGAGGAACCCATCTACATCATTACAGAATTCATGAGTCAAG GAAGCTTGTTGGACTTCCTCAAAGACGGAGAAGGCAGAAGTCTAAAACTGCCTCAGCTTGTGGACATGGCTGCGCAG ATTGCAGCTGGCATGGCATATATTGAGCGAATGAACTACATCCACAGAGACTTGAGAGCAGCCAACATCCTGGTGGGAGATAACTTGGTCTGTAAGATTGCCGACTTTGGACTCGCCAGGCTCATAGAGGACAATGAATACACCGCCAGACAAG GGGCGAAGTTTCCTATAAAGTGGACTGCTCCAGAGGCAGCTCTCTATGGCAAGTTTACCATCAAATCAGATGTGTGGTCATTTGGCATCCTGTTGACTGAACTCATCACAAAAGGCAGAGTGCCCtacccag GGATGAATAACAGGGAGGTGCTGGAGCAGGTGGAGCGTGGGTATCGTATGCCGTGTCCACAGGGCTGTCCAGCCTCACTGCATGAGCTGATGCTGCAGTGCTGGCGGAAGGATGCAGATGAGAGGCACACCTTTGAGTACCTGCAGGGCTTTCTGGAGGATTACTTCACCGCCACCGAACCGCAGTACCAGCCTGGGGAGGACCTGTGA